In one Lolium rigidum isolate FL_2022 chromosome 3, APGP_CSIRO_Lrig_0.1, whole genome shotgun sequence genomic region, the following are encoded:
- the LOC124694159 gene encoding protein TWIN SISTER of FT-like yields MQRDPLIVGSIVGDIVDYFDASARLRVLYHNREITIGSELRPSHLTNQPTVQITGLAGSLYTLVMVDPDAPSPSDPSEREYLHWLVTDIPEQGDISRGNEVVAYESPRPAAGIHRFAFMVFRQTVQQTIYAPGWRANFNTRDFAAFYNLNAPVVAAYFNCQREGSCGGRRYR; encoded by the exons ATGCAGAGGGATCCGCTTATTGTTGGGAGCATCGTCGGCGACATCGTCGACTACTTCGACGCATCAGCACGGCTGAGGGTGCTATACCACAACCGCGAGATCACCATCGGTTCCGAGCTGAGGCCGTCGCATCTGACGAACCAGCCGACGGTCCAGATCACAGGACTAGCCGGATCACTCTACACACTC GTGATGGTCGACCCTGATGCACCTAGCCCAAGCGACCCTTCTGAGAGGGAGTACCTCCACTG GTTGGTTACCGATATACCAGAACAAGGTGACATCAGCCGTG GAAACGAGGTGGTGGCCTATGAGAGCCCACGACCGGCGGCCGGGATCCACCGCTTTGCCTTCATGGTGTTCCGCCAGACAGTGCAGCAGACAATCTATGCACCGGGTTGGCGTGCCAACTTCAACACAAGGGACTTCGCAGCATTCTACAACCTCAACGCACCAGTTGTCGCAGCCTACTTTAACTGCCAAAGGGAGGGCAGCTGCGGTGGCCGGAGGTACCGGTGA
- the LOC124694157 gene encoding protein TWIN SISTER of FT-like produces MQRDPLIVGNIVGDIVDYFDASARLRVLYGNREITVGSELRPSHVASQPMVQITGLSRSFYTLVMVDPDAPSPSDPSEKEYLHWLVTDIPEGGDVSRGNEVVAYESPRPTAGIHRFAFVVFRQTVQQIIYAPGWRANFNTRDFAAFYSLDAPAAAAYINCQREGSCGGRRYR; encoded by the exons ATGCAAAGGGATCCGCTTATAGTCGGGAACATTGTTGGTGACATCGTCGACTACTTCGACGCATCAGCGCGGCTGAGGGTGCTTTACGGCAACCGCGAGATCACCGTCGGGTCCGAGCTGAGGCCGTCGCATGTGGCGAGCCAGCCGATGGTCCAGATCACAGGACTATCCAGATCATTCTACACACTC GTGATGGTAGACCCTGATGCACCTAGCCCAAGCGACCCATCGGAGAAGGAGTACCTCCACTG GTTGGTCACAGACATACCAGAAGGAGGTGACGTGAGCCGTG GTAATGAGGTGGTGGCGTACGAGAGCCCGCGGCCGACGGCAGGGATCCACCGCTTCGCCTTCGTGGTGTTCCGCCAGACAGTGCAGCAGATAATCTAtgcgccagggtggcgcgccaaCTTCAACACGAGGGACTTCGCGGCGTTCTACAGTCTCGACGCACCGGCTGCCGCCGCCTACATCAACTGCCAGAGGGAGGGCAGCTGCGGTGGCCGGAGGTACCGGTGA
- the LOC124694160 gene encoding probable inorganic phosphate transporter 1-4, with protein MAREQLQVLHALDEARTQRYHAWAVVIAGMGFFADAYDLFCITLVTRLLGRIYYHVPGRADPGRLPPRVDAAITGVTFCGMIVGQLLFGWLGDKVGRKKFYGKTVMLMIMGSFLSGLSFGNTAEGVMATLCFWRFWLGVGIGGDYPLSATIMSEYSNKRTRGSLIAAVFAMEGFGVLAGCIVTLVVSATFQARFNPPAYEEDPLASTPPQADYVWRIILMLGAIPAVFTYRWRVMMPETARYTALVARDAEKAARDMSKVLKVEFSGEPDKVEIITKDKDYGVFSGRFARRHGLHLVGAVACWFVLDVVFYSQNILQEEIFNDVKWVPEARTMSALEETYRVARGQAIIALCGTLPGYWFTIAFVDVVGRKAIQFLGFVMMKGLMLVVATFYHSLTQPGRRIWLVVMYTFTFFFANFGPNSTTFIIPAEIFPAHVRTTCHGISAAAGKVGAIVGSFGFLYASQRADGSDEAETGYPSGIGVRASLFVLAACNVLGILFTFLLPEPNGRSLEELSGEGSQAINGEDADLGDSKVLPL; from the coding sequence ATGGCGCGGGAGCAGCTGCAGGTGCTTCACGCGCTGGACGAGGCAAGGACGCAGAGGTACCACGCGTGGGCGGTGGTGATCGCCGGCATGGGCTTCTTCGCCGACGCGTACGACCTCTTCTGCATAACCCTCGTCACCAGGCTCCTGGGGCGCATCTACTACCATGTGCCGGGACGGGCAGACCCCGGGAGGCTCCCGCCACGGGTGGATGCGGCCATCACCGGAGTCACATTCTGCGGCATGATCGTCGGGCAGCTCTTGTTCGGCTGGCTCGGCGACAAGGTCGGCCGGAAGAAGTTCTACGGCAAGACTGTCATGCTTATGATCATGGGGTCCTTCCTCTCGGGCTTGTCGTTTGGAAACACCGCCGAGGGCGTCATGGCCACGCTCTGCTTCTGGCGGTTCTGGCTCGGCGTTGGCATTGGCGGAGATTACCCGCTCTCCGCCACCATCATGTCCGAGTACTCTAACAAGAGGACGCGGGGGAGCCTCATAGCAGCCGTCTTCGCCATGGAAGGGTTCGGCGTTCTCGCGGGCTGCATTGTCACCTTGGTCGTGTCGGCCACGTTCCAGGCGCGCTTCAACCCCCCAGCTTACGAGGAAGATCCCCTGGCCTCAACCCCGCCGCAGGCAGACTACGTGTGGCGCATCATCCTCATGCTCGGCGCCATCCCCGCCGTCTTCACCTACCGCTGGAGGGTCATGATGCCGGAGACGGCACGCTACACGGCCCTGGTCGCCCGCGACGCCGAGAAAGCAGCGCGCGACATGTCCAAGGTCCTCAAGGTGGAGTTCAGCGGCGAGCCGGACAAGGTCGAGATCATTACCAAAGACAAGGACTACGGGGTCTTCTCCGGCCGCTTCGCCCGCCGCCACGGCCTGCATCTCGTCGGCGCCGTCGCCTGCTGGTTCGTGCTGGATGTCGTCTTCTACTCCCAGAACATTCTCCAGGAGGAGATCTTTAACGACGTCAAGTGGGTCCCCGAGGCGCGCACCATGAGCGCGCTCGAGGAGACGTACCGCGTCGCCCGCGGGCAGGCGATCATCGCGCTCTGCGGCACGCTCCCTGGCTACTGGTTCACCATCGCATTCGTGGACGTCGTCGGCCGGAAGGCCATCCAGTTCCTCGGGTTCGTCATGATGAAGGGCCTCATGCTCGTCGTGGCCACCTTCTACCACAGCCTGACGCAGCCCGGCCGCCGGATATGGCTGGTGGTCATGTACACCTTCACCTTCTTCTTTGCGAACTTCGGGCCGAACAGCACCACCTTCATCATACCGGCCGAGATTTTCCCGGCGCACGTCCGCACGACGTGCCACGGGATATCGGCGGCGGCAGGGAAGGTCGGGGCCATTGTCGGGTCGTTTGGATTCTTGTACGCCTCGCAGAGGGCCGACGGCAGCGATGAGGCGGAAACCGGGTACCCGTCGGGTATCGGCGTGCGTGCCTCACTCTTCGTGCTCGCCGCCTGCAATGTGTTGGGGATACTTTTCACCTTCCTCCTTCCCGAGCCGAACGGGAGGTCGCTGGAGGAGCTGTCCGGCGAGGGCAGCCAAGCCATCAACGGAGAGGACGCAGATTTGGGTGATTCCAAGGTTCTTCCCTTGTAG